The sequence GTCTTAAGACTGTCCTgtagaactttcctttaagctttagaggaatacgtcgatcacacaacactccagatgcTCCTTTCCATTTCTATCCTACTTCAATTCTATGAAAAACATCATCATCCATCTCACCTTGTTTAAAGCAGTTGTCTAAGGTATGCAGCCACCAGTTGCATTGTGGTTATTTAAAGCAGTAGTCTAAGTTATGCAGCTTACACCTTAAATGTCAACAACGTATAAACCAGAATGTCCAATTGACAGATCAATTCTTGATggatcaaaaccccaaaatttatGATCACCTGACTATCCAAAAGTAATGTATAAACTAGTGCATACTTGAAGGCTCAACAGAAGTAGGACTATCAGCTAAAAGAAATAAACTCATCTCTCGGATGGCTAGGTACGTTTTTCATTCAATTTGTTCTTTGGATTGTTAGGTTAACTAAATTCAtaatttgttctttctttctacaTATACATTTAGATAATATGTGGCCAGAAAACAAGCAACAATGGGCATAAAAGGAGGCAGAGttcctttcccccccccccccaaaaaaaaaagtgcacatGTTTCTGTAGATGAAATATGTCACATGATTTCAAATTTGACATCTATGTGCACACATTAGCTATCCAGAACATCACCTGAATGGAAAGCCAGATTGCTTCCATGACCATTATATCCTCGAGATCCAGGTCAAATTCATCTTCCCTGCATTTTGTGCCAAATACAACATAAAGCTCTACAAGAACAATATAAGTAAATAATCAAACAAATGTATAGATAAGATGAAGGCTAAATGGCGTCACCATATAAACACTGATTTACAAGTCAATACAAATATACACCAATAGTATTTAGAAATCCATGTCACAGTCTCACAGAATGCTCATCACTCCTTTTTAATTACAAGTCCTGTTCAAGTTTTTTATAACATCAGGCCAATTTACTCCCAGCACGAGTCACAGAAACAGCAATTGATTAAACAGCCACTTTAACAACAAGAACTTCAGCAAGAGAATAATTGCATGTAATTAGAATTAGGCAATTGTAACGTTAAAAAAGCTCTTTTAGCTCAGGTGATTAGAATTAGGCAATTGTAATGTGAAAGAAGCTCTTTTAGCCTAAATTCCACAAAGCAAATGAGAAATATAAAATCCAATgtcttagaaaataaaataaaggttaCGTGAACAAAATGCATGCCTCTTTCACCACCAACCTGATGTTATCAAGCTCCAGTAAAAACAAAAGTATATGGCAGTTCTCTGTCAAAGTCCATGAAGATCACCAAAACTCTTGGATATTGGATGCGGTATAGTCTATGAAGTAAACAGAACCAGGATTTCGTAATAGCATGAATAGATTATCCATGGAAGAGGATACAACTGTATAAGCATTTACATCTTGTAATTCCTTCCAAAATTGATGTTCAATGAACTACCACAGCTTCACTTTCCTCTCCCCTTCTTCTAGTGTGCTGAACCCTTGAAAGCCTTTCATTTACTTCCCTCCCAAATTGACAAGGATACCACAGAAGGCAAAATCCTACAGTGCTCTCCTTACACATTGCAGTCTAATCCAGCTAACACCTCCCTGAGATAAACACCACATAGGAACAAACATACACCCCAACtaattccatgttattttttaatcaagaaacatgTGGCTCACTGACTCACAGACTCGTCACCCTCTTTACAAATCATAAACTTGTGtttcattttccttcccttAAAATGGAAATATCAACTGTTTAAATTTTTTCTGATGCATTTCATGGAAACAAGCATACCTTAGAGAATCTATCACTTTTAGTGGACTAAAAAATTTAGTTTTGTTTGTATATCAATCACTAGTACACCAATAAGGTGACACCCCACAAAGAAAGGTAAAGCTGCAGAGGATCCCTTCAACTCCTCAACAATGCTAACGAAACAACAATACCCCTTTTCGATCATAACAATCTTCCCTAAAAACCTTTTGTCGAACAATTTAGCTATCATACAATGGGTATCACCATAAATGGTCATTCCACATCAATGATgttcccagaaaaaaaaagtaggatCACCAACCTCACcaaaaatagaatattattaaaaaaaaaaatgcaattggGATTCTGAGAACTCCAGACACCAACCTAATACCAGTCCCACATAAACACCCTACTACGCATTTTACTGACacaatctttttatggttgTGGTCATGGTATAGCCTCTCAACCACATCCACAGGGATGTATTCATTGCCTTACAAAACCTGAAGAACGGATACCTGTTCAAATATAAGTAATCAAATACATCAATAGAGACATTATAATGACGAAGCGATCAAATTCCCTCCTACCTAGGAATAGAGAGGTTGGTACTTGAATCTGAAGTGTTTAACCAGAGAGGAAGATACAGTGAATGCAATTCTGCAACCTCTTGGAGAGGTGCACCTCCTGAATCTCTCTTGCCACTAAATTCTGTGCATCTTAATCTCCAAATTATCCCGATAAGAAGCCCAACTTTGACAGTAAGCATCATCCCACTCTATGACACAGTCACAATAAAACTAACATCTAACCAATATACATCTAACCAATATTTATGGTTAGCAATCTGATGAATTTGCTGATTTTCTAATACAATATATTTTAATACATATATTAGttatgaattttaatttttatgcaccaaatttaaaataaaagaaccaGTTTCTGTTTATACAACAACAAGaatccttatcccaactaaatggggtcggctcaTGGATCCTTGCTCCCCAATCAGCTCTTTTCAAAGTCATATGTGGTagaaggcctaagctatgcatctCTTTCCTCACCACCTCTTCTAGGGTTATCTTTTGCCTACCCCGGGCTCCTTTAGATCTTTCAATCTGGATCAAATCACTCTTCTGAACTGGAGCATCTAAAGGGCTCCATTGAGCATGTCCACActacctcaaacgactttctcgtagcttatcatgtatcggggCTACACCCAACTCAGCTCTAAtgtggtcattccttactttgtcCTTCCTTGTTtggccacacatccatctcaacatcctcatctccgctacactaATTTCTCTacatgacacttcttaactgctcAACATTCTACACCATATATCATAGCCAGCCATATGACAGTCTTGTAAAATttccctttaagctttaaaggaaaatgttgatcACACAATACTCCAAATGCACCCTCCACTTCAACCaacctattttaattctctaagCTACACCATCCCCTATGTCACCTTTGTTACTTATGATTGAGGTTAGATACCTAAAGTAATTGCTTTGTGGAATCTCCCTCTCGTCAATATTCACCATCTCATTAACCATCATAGTATGACTAAAGCTACACACCATATACTACGTCTTTATTCTACTACCTCATTAACTATAGTAAGTCTTATATTACTATTTTAGTAAAACTGGTTTTTCTTAAATAATATGATTATTTGGTTGaactggggaaaaaaaaaacatagtaaTTAGGTTTTCTTACTGTCTATGTTAAAACCAAGTTTCACCATTATAGTTAGCATTAAGTTACTACTCATAGTATATTACCAGACAAGAAACTTACAACTAATAGtcacttttatttctttattatttttggtgGGGGATTAAACTTAAAGAGTTCTCAattgttttaacttttaatgTTAGTTTTTCCAAGTTGAGAAATATGTGATTAAAGTATTGGTTTGAGTATGATTACTGAGTAAATAGTGTTGCAGAGTAGTGATTCTTGCTGCTGCTAACTTGCTTTCTTGCTTTTGGTTTTTTATCTGTTTATGCTACCAGATCAGAGATTTATCTGTTCTTGATCATTTCCTATGTTTCTAGGAAACTAATTAGAATCTTGATAATTTCTTCGCAAACGAAGCATAGGAGAAATCCAATGAACGAATTTACACAATGATAAATTGATAGAAAATGATCATTGACAGAGCAAGAGCATCACATACCTGTTATGCCTAGAACATGAAGATTGCATGCTTGAAGGCACAGCACATGAATCCTGAGAAGACATCTCATCACCTTCCACAGGGAAATGAAATGATGGAACTGCGGAACCATAAATCAAGTTTTACCACCAAAAACTAGAGTTTCTAGTAAATGAGatgttaataataaaaaaaccaaaTGAATGCTGGGTAAACCTGCCAGTGGGCTTACCCACTGCATCCTGATATTCAACGTCTGCGGGTGCTATAACCCTGCTGGAAGAACTCGTCTCCTGTCTTCTCtgcattctctcttcttcctcttgaagCTCCTGCTGCCTCATCCTTATTTTTGCTTCTATAACGCGCTGCTCTTCCTGAGATAAAAACAGTACAAAGATCTACAATCCACACTAGCAATAGAGAACTTCAAAAGCTCCACAAGTATACAACAATTCATAAAATTTCCTTACAACTTGCTCCAtgcccttttcttcttttgaccTCATACCACGATACTCCACAGCATAATTAGAGGTTTTGCAAAAGGGACATCTTCGCAAGGTTAAGTATTACAAGAAAACTATCAGTAAGATTATAAAACAAATCATATGTAATTAGACATGGAAGATATGGGACATGTGCAACAAAAATATGAATAGTTCAAACTCAAGAAATTTCGACAGGCAGAAGGATACTGTGTTGGACGAGTTGAATGTGGAGGCTTCATCTGCAGAAAGCACTCTGGCAACGAACAAACCATTGAGACTTAATTCACATTTCAACCAATATTTAAGATACTTTTGGACAGCAAGAACTAGATTATGATGGCAAACCTGTACATATGCCTTTCATGCAGCATCTTGAGCGATTCAGACTCGGGTAATACTAAAAGAAGACAAATACGATCAAAATGGTTTCATTAGAGTTGTTTCACTATAGTCAAAAACCACAAGAATTCCCTATTGCAAAACAGCATCCGATATAGGCCTGCAATGAGTCTTTTGTAACATACTAACATCCTGAAAAAACTAGAATGACATGGAGAATTGGAAAAAGACGACAAATGAATTCACTAACCAAAAAACAGATTGGACATTCTTCGAGATCCAAGGTGCAATCTTCGTCCCCAGGGTAACATGGAGCCAACTTGGAGTCAAGAATGAGCTTCCTCAGCTTCTTATGATCGACATCCCTGTGCTGATACAACCCTTGCGGCCTTGTGTACTTCTCATCGACCACCTGCCGCCTCTTACCCAACTTATTGCCCATTGAGAAAGAATGACGACAAAGTCCTGTTTTCAGATTTATTCCCTACACTCCCAAACAAAATTAACAACGACCATACCAACAACTCTGAATCCCTCCCCAAAAATACCCCAACACAGTCCAATTAAAATTGCAAATCCTCTTCATTTACTAATCAACGAGCTCAGCTGAACAAactcaaaccaaaaccctagcgCTCAAAAACAGAACAAATCCACCACAAAAATCCGGTCTTCCACTCCCATTAATCCAAAACCACTACAGCAAAACCCCATCATACCCTGCAAGTCACCAAAAACCACACCAAATGAACACAACAAACATACAGTCCCAATTCCCCtcccaagaaaacaaaaaaacatagaaTTAAATCCactgattaaagaaaaaaaaacagagctTCAAACTATTTAAACACGAAATCAAACACATAAACCAAAGATTGAGCTAGAAAAAGAACCGAATTCCTCCAACAGATTCTTGAGCCGGATGAGAAACCGTTACCATTTGCAGAGTCTCTGGTTCGACAGAATCGAGTCCAGCTACGATTTCGATGAAAGATTTCTTTTTCACAGTTGAAAGAATTCAGAAATGATTGGGGATCGAGAAGATTTGCCAACCGTAACAGAAACAAGATCAGAACTTTCCACAGGAgatgatctcttcttctatttctataaaatttctcttttcttctctcccttcATCTCTGatgcttttgttttctttccagTTTCTGTACCCTCTTCGGAGAGTTATActtttaaaaaagaagagagaaagaagaggcaGGGATGGCTGAAAAGAGGTGAAGCAGAGATAGATCAGTACGAAATGGTAGAGTAGTAGACGGTGTAAGAATCAGAGCCGctgtaaaaatacaaaataggGTCTTTGAATTCCATTTAATTACTGGAATGCCCTTCATTTTGCTAAAAAAGGATGACGTGTACAAATATTTGTCCACGTGGATTGTCGGGAAGTCAGGTGGTGGGACCAAATTTCGTATATGCACTTTAGAGATACTCGTTTTCCTGACAAAGCGTAAGCGTAGCGTCAACTATCATCCGAGTGTAATGACGTAAATACCCTTTTGTATCTTCAGACAGTCTTCTTAGGCAATGATAGTGGGTGTGGGACCTACCAAAAGACATAAAAAGTCAATAAAGATGTGGTGGATCCGCCTTCGGGGCTTGGCAATGGTAGGGCCATGTTAGGGATTGGGCTGGAGTGCTGGACTGTGGCCGGTTGGGATGTCGTACACGAATAGGCCATTAGGCCAAAAtagacaagaaaataaaaaagaaaaattggttATATATGGGGAGGATTGTCTGAACCAGCGGCATAGGGAATGCAACAATGAGAGACTATTATtacccggaaaaaaaaaaaaatatcatggaTTTATGTATTTGGTTGATATTGAATAAGATTGATATGACAATGAGGTTGGTAGCTAGTGGAAAGAGCTCTTGCTCCATTAGCCTTGATTCGGTTAGTTGTGGGTTTAAGTTGGTATACTCACTATTGCTTGTTGGTCTTATGAAAATGTTACTTACTAAATGGGGGTTTTGACGTGAGGGTATGATCACTGTCTTAGGAGTTAGAacaccccaaaagaaaaaaaaatatatgtcaATATCTATTCTTGATCAATCCCATATTAGTGTAAtagtattgaattttttttactaaaaacttttttaaaaattttaattactaTATTCGGAATATCATTTAACTATATAATCATAGgagataataattataataatttatatttaaatatttattttacttctcttttcttgattttcctgCACCGGAAGCTTTAGTATTACActaaaaaactaaagaaaaaaaattgtcaccACTTGTTATTTGGGTGTATCCATGTTACGGAGGACGTGACACCCATTTCATAGTTCATATCTAGTCAAAAATGAGTTCAAGGTGACAAAAACATGTATAAAAGTTAATATATTCTATATTTCTATTAGAATGAAATGACCTACttgtttaaagtttaaacaccGTTTTTATAATCACTTCCCATGCGTGTTTGCCTTAAGTTTGAAATGTGATCTGGAATGGGCATAAACTCGTTTTATCTCATTAATTAAACTATCTAAAAGTGCTCATTTATGCCATGTATCAAGTGGTGATGAATCTTTATGTCACTATTACGTAAATTTTTCCATGTGTAGATGAGATATATTCGCAAATATATGCCACATACGAAAATATATGTCTAAATACGATAGTGTGGAACACTTATAAAGCATgtactctctttctttttattcataaaatgtcattttcaaaacaaaaaaaaaaattacatgatga is a genomic window of Macadamia integrifolia cultivar HAES 741 chromosome 13, SCU_Mint_v3, whole genome shotgun sequence containing:
- the LOC122059585 gene encoding E3 ubiquitin-protein ligase DA2L isoform X1, whose product is MGNKLGKRRQVVDEKYTRPQGLYQHRDVDHKKLRKLILDSKLAPCYPGDEDCTLDLEECPICFLYYPSLNRSRCCMKGICTECFLQMKPPHSTRPTQCPFCKTSNYAVEYRGMRSKEEKGMEQVEEQRVIEAKIRMRQQELQEEEERMQRRQETSSSSRVIAPADVEYQDAVVPSFHFPVEGDEMSSQDSCAVPSSMQSSCSRHNREDEFDLDLEDIMVMEAIWLSIQKSCGKKNVQVNDAQRHPTHIAAAPAEQFVTGDQYASPAMVPLAEASSPSGGLACAIASLAERQHMDGNPPTNDVGNSRAFSMLTASGMSSSGTERMADNCPSGSWIDVSPDSGRAVSREEGEWGIDHESEIAEAGTSYASSDATVDAGGGGSSLQDGMDGRFQPNMTGAVMPESFDEQMMLAMAVSLAEARARTTQGVAWF
- the LOC122059585 gene encoding E3 ubiquitin-protein ligase DA2L isoform X2; its protein translation is MGNKLGKRRQVVDEKYTRPQGLYQHRDVDHKKLRKLILDSKLAPCYPGDEDCTLDLEECPICFLYYPSLNRSRCCMKGICTECFLQMKPPHSTRPTQCPFCKTSNYAVEYRGMRSKEEKGMEQVEEQRVIEAKIRMRQQELQEEEERMQRRQETSSSSRVIAPADVEYQDAVVPSFHFPVEGDEMSSQDSCAVPSSMQSSCSRHNREDEFDLDLEDIMVMEAIWLSIQVNDAQRHPTHIAAAPAEQFVTGDQYASPAMVPLAEASSPSGGLACAIASLAERQHMDGNPPTNDVGNSRAFSMLTASGMSSSGTERMADNCPSGSWIDVSPDSGRAVSREEGEWGIDHESEIAEAGTSYASSDATVDAGGGGSSLQDGMDGRFQPNMTGAVMPESFDEQMMLAMAVSLAEARARTTQGVAWF